The segment accttggatgtccaaatttgcagtttttcttttaaatgattaaaaaccgTGTTGTCGAGCatgttttaatactttttattggttagatatttgcaaaacccagtgacaaacataaaggatgactaataataatgataacatgAGAGATGCAGCAGCGATATATCTTTTTCGCAAGGATTCTAACTAAATGACTTATAAACAGAAGTGTACATGATTGTTTTAAACTCACATTGCCCGGCAGGAACTTGATGGCCATACGGAGGATGAGTACAGCCCAGAAGATATGCAGACACTGCAGTATAAACAGCAGCCCATTGAAGAAGTAATACCCAAAGAACGGGGGATATACAGTCACTGGATACACCCAGGTACAATGCAAGATCCTGAGAAAGagaggggaaaaaagagaacgtAACCAAAACATTTAGCtactaataaagaaaaaacatgttcagGTGTGTGGAATATGGAggtatttaatttgatttcaagACAATAACCAACAATATTAAGAATGATTTACAATTTCAGAAATCAACTGATCCAACTCACCAGAATGGAAAGATTACGAGTCTGGTGATCATGAAGATGATGGCAAAGACAATGAAAATGTAGTTGCATGTTTTTCTCCAGCCGGCATAGTTAAACATCTTAGCTGACTGTGATAAGAAACAGAAGTGATGTCTTTGGCACTTACACAGAAACACCACCAGGAGGCAATGCACCGACAACACTGAAACAGATTTACTGACACAGAGCTCTTCACTTTGCAGCTCTAAGAATTCCCGCAGGAATTTCTAATGGGTTTTCTAGAAAAGCCATTTTCAGCGCAAGGATCAGATAAGGTCTATGGTTAACATTGCTtgaaatagactttgcttttttGTTCTACAACAATTGACAAACAATCACACCTTCAATGTAAATCCTGAAAACAAACTATGCATGTGGTCAGGTGACCTCTAGAGATAAACTATCACGTTACATGCATTTACAAGATTAACATCCCGATAACAAAAGACAAAATTGAATTTTCTGCCATTCCACTTTGGGATCCACTTAACAACCAAATGGTctgcttttatttgatgtaCATTTAGTCTAATGCGATGTGAATAACTTATTGACAAAGAgtattttccatttaaaatgaAGTGAAGCTTTACGCTAAAGCTCCAGAGACACGGTGTCAGCATTAATGTTCTTCCGATGTTCCATTACCTCCAGCAGAGAGTCTGCGGTGTCGTGCACCAGCATAATGAGGGTCCCGGCTCGAATGTAGTTCACACACCATGAGAAACTTATCAGCAGGATGGTGGCGACATGGTGAAGTATTTGCTCTTTAAAGTCCTAAAGCGGGGAAACAGACACAAACGTTTgtgtattaaaaatatacaaagtaAGGTAAACATAATGGTACATTAATATGATTAGCATTGCTGtaacacagtggttctcaaactttttcgttgtaaggccccctttgtgttaagtgcatcgctttgcggccccccatataaagacgtataatcttaaactttacTTAAACTTTTAAAGAATttcaattaaaccaaaaacattcagttatacaatgctggaacctcaattcttatggttggtggtgtcatttttctgatgtttgattgcataaaatctatgatacatttctatatttcataaaatgccacaaaatctgtggccccccctggatccatcttggggcccccagtttgagaaccactgctgtaacATACCCATAGTACCCAAGATCAGGTAAGGGCTCATTTTAAATCACTGCATTCATCACAAACGAATACATTCAATCATGCAACACATTGTTAGATTAATATGGTTATTGAGAGATTTCTTTCATTTGAACTATTTTAGCACCATTTCACATGCTCACATTCTGACACAAGAGTTTGATACACTCTTCTAAGAGCGTAACACTATCTAAGATTTCAAGTCAAAGTTCAAGATGAGCGCACAGAGTGACTGATTCAGCGAATTATCACGACAGATAGGTGATCTATTAAACCGGTTTGAGATGATGTCGCATTCAATCTTTTCCGACCATCTCAACAGGAGAGACGTATTCTTGCACTCACTTTTCGCTTGACATCAGATGCTACGCTGAACAGAAGCGATATATAAAATCCCAGTTCGATCATGTAGTACCAGTACTGAGACGGCAACAATGTCTGgtgagagaaaaacagaaacgGAATCAATTATTACACCATGTGTTTAATAGAAATGGTGATCAAACTCCTGTAGCTACAACAAGAAATGTTTCTACACATAAGTACATATGACATGAACATTTAGGTTAAGCTGTCATCTGTTTGCATTTTCCTCAAATAGCATTTTTTAAGTGACTTACATAAGCAATTCATTGAAAGACCAATTCAGATTATTGAGGGGAAGGAGCACACGTGATAGTGAACATACCAGCATTGGAAAGCCGTTCCACATTTCCTTCATTTCGTAGAGCCATGGTTTCTACAAAACACAGTGCGATTACTCTCATTTCTTTTGAAACACTGTAATTCATTTGTGTGAATCTGAAAGCTAAGGCCGATATCTTTCCCAAAATGAAACACAATTCTTATCTTACAATTTCCAGACAACACAAAGAAACCATTTTGTTTATATCAATAACGGAGAGGAAAACATGATTTGTAGAGATACTCACATCAATAAGTGCAGCAAGGCCAGCAATGAATGCAAGAAGGTAAAAGGCAAATCTCCAGctgtaggaaaaaatacagcaaTCTCAGCCAACACATCCACAATAACAACTTACAAAGCAAAGCATGGGTCGTACCAATAAATGATGATATACATCTTTTAATGCAAAACATTATTTGATCGCTCGTCGTTCAGTTTGAGGGCATACGTTTGCATAAGAAGTCATTTTACACACATGAGTAAAACAATATACAAACATTGTGCACCCACAATACAAACTCCACCAAGGACACAcaatgtgaaattaaaacacCCTATACACCCACATATCAACGCCCTGCTGTGACTGACAGTTTTCCATGATAACAAACTATTTTAATTACATGTGTAGGATGTGTTTCTGAAGACAAGCAGATGTTGGACAAGCTAGTATGAGATATTAAGATCAACCTATGATAAATAACCACAGCTATTTTCTTCCATATATAAATGCTTGACTCAAATATTACCTCTTTAATAAAAGCACGAACAGTATTTACATTCGAACAGACTTTCTAGGTTTTTTATTCAACAAGTGAATATATAGAAAAAAcgaacatttaaaatgtttaagacAATGGTGGTCAATTGTGCAAGGCTCATTTAAAGGGACCGTACACCCGAAAATGttaattctctcatcatttattcaagctcatgtcattccaaacctgtctttcttctgcagaacacaaaagaatatattttgaagaacgctggtaactaaacaacacctgtccccattgacttccattgcatcgACACGTAACCACAAAACTTCCTGTTTcgtgtttcacaaaagaaaacCATACAGGTTTTGATCGACATAAAGGTGAAAGACGgatgaaagaattctcattttaagTCTCCCTTTAAGTCAATTTAAGAAAGATGTGTTGTGTACCTGGCTTCTCTGAACTTCTTGAGCTGGTTTGGCCGATCTTGATTCCGTCGCCTTCGGAACCATATGTGGATTTGTCTCTCTGTACATCCGGTCTTTTTTGCTAAACTCTCGACTTGGCTCTGCACAGAGAATGATTAGAGCATTGTTATGACGAATATAACATGGCAACATTGAAGTATCAAACATTCAACTCTATATGGGGCAGTTTCcaggccttggttaaattagtcgtttttaaaaacatactttgccaaaggagataacgtatttacgaaacgtgctctgtagaacagtttgtccgtttagggttgCTGtagaacaacatggtgaatttcatgTCTGTGCATgttgatagaaatagctcattctaaggtaataagaatataacgcttcattatgtaatgaagtttttacacctctgaagacatagttacgtatattatattgcattattgTCAAAAGATTCTCCAGAAAATTACAGGGTTATACgatttaaaggagacatcagatgaaaaccccacttttctgtgtttaagtgctataatcgggtccccggtgcatctagcaacccagaaaacgtgaaaaataaggacccagtaagtttgttttggtgtgcctttccctgcaagcatgtgagaaatcgagccgttcagatttcgctccgattgtgacgtccaaagcggattttattataatgttacgccccttaatctacacagttccacccaccgggctccgccattgttgttttcacaagcgacagcggtgtacgtgacgccatggctaaagttcgtggacagcatgcaatgtagtcgctgcacagagtcctaacctcggaagagacaggggtggatttattttatttttagtggaaatccatcagaaaccataagtaaaaacctttagtgctttttcaacctgggccagtacaagcaggattagcttcaaaattgttcctcaagagggattgagaccgactgaacgagacaatgTTAAttcattatgtgcgttaatatgtttagctgcggcaagctgtttgttttgctaatgaacaggggcgaacactggggttagtttcgttttaaacgtctcaaatcattcgtgtttaggctgaaaaatctgtcaccgcaaactagctctcacattgtgtgtgtaacgttataacttgtcaatgacaagcgctaaaatccatgtaattccgctgagatctgcagtggattccatGGATTTTAGgaaagcatacacgcacaacgtaagcgcataaggatgcgctgtttgctgtgacagatttttttgtctccggacgaatgatttgagacgtttaagacgaaactaactgcagaggaattcaggaaatatcatttagctaaaccattgccatggcagtactaacacgtgtgttgtgttgacacgccggacagaaggggggtggggtccgcagtaactcattatcatttaaagagacatgcaccaaaacgggttgctatcagcatagctgtttttgacgaggcaagaagggttttgtttacacagccattgagtgtttttaagcaaaacatgttccagacatttcatgaagaccctaataaatcataccatctTGTtaaaagtgctcgtctgaggacaCCTTTAAGGCTTAAATGGTTGCATAAATTTCCATATAATGCTTCAATCCAAAGCAATCTGTACACATTTACATTGATGCacttggcagatgcttttatgcaAAGTTCAATACAGTGGTATTTATTTGAGCAGTTTGTGAGTTCAAACTGAACACAAGCGatcaataataaatacatacagcCCTTAAGTAGTTGACTGAGGTTAAACGGGGTTGTGCTGGATAATTGATGAATTGGGCAGGTCAGATGAATGAATTGTACCTGTGTGGGATTTTTAGTCGTGTTGCTGAAGTACGACTCCAGCGTGGGGTTGTGTGCCACTCGCACCCTCACTTTCTCCTTTACACCCAAAGCCGCAGCTAGTGGAGTGGCCACTGTCCTAATGccagaacaaaaacacaaaaacaactcagTAGGGTCCgaaaaacatcaattcttaCATATtcttacatatttaaaatgttgacCATACAAAGGCTGTACTTCTCGTTTCAGAAAAGCTGAGAGCCTTTGTGGTGCAGTGTCATTGCCTGCTTAATGCAATCCAGATCGACTACTGACCAATTCCAAATAGACCATGAAGTAATGATATCAAATATCCTCTACCTGAGTTTTATTCTTTGAAAACGatatacaaatgtttacataaacAGCCTGTGGCTGTCTTCATCTTAAAGGTCACCCAAAAAGTGAAATTCATGCAAAAATCATCCCAAAGTATATACAACGTTTGGTGTATATAAAACATCATCTGACCTCTCAAAGATCTGTCGTATGACAAGAAAGGCGAGGGCGATGGGCAGGGTCACCCAGAGGTCAGCTGGCTTGGAGTAGGTTAAACCATCCCGATCCTCCAGATCAGCCCAGCCGAGCCCTTCTGGAAACCAAAGTCTCTCGTTCCAAAACCACTCTCTCAACGTGGACAACATCCtaatacagaaaaagacaatTGTGAGACGATATATTTTCAATGACACTCCAATtgagaataaaaaacacaacgcGGAAGCAGTTCACACAGGTTCCAAttccatttattcatttaacagaTGCTTTTAGTGAAACAAATGAGAAACCAGTACATGATTAAGAGCCGCCGATCCCTTAGTAAACACTTCTTACACCTACTGTCAACACAGCACACATTATACGGAAACGTAACATGAGCTCAAGAACATTGATAAGCTATCACGACGTCCACCACAAATGAAAGTAAACTTTATAGAAATGTAAACACGTCCCTCATGTAGATCCGTGAAGCATTTACACGGGTCGAGGAGTCTTAAAGAAAGCCCCCCTTATCCTCAAGTTGTCAGTGACACGGATTGAGCCGATGGGCCGCCGGCTGTACTAAAGGCTGCTCTCTCTCAATGGCAGCATTCTGCGAGGTCAGCATGACATCATGGCCACTGTCATTGGCTGGCACGCTCTGAAAGGCTGTACTGTCACCTGTGGTAATAAGTACTGCTCGGAGCCAGCCAGGCCGGAATGAGACAAGACTCTCGTCCTTGACGTCCCATTCTATTCGCCTGGAGAGCTAAAAACACACAGATTGTAACAAGCTCCAGAATGTTAACTTCTGCTGGAATATATCAGCAATGCCGACGAGTAACAAACTCTTGACAAAGACCTGACGCATATGAAGACAGCCAGACTAAGAATAGTGTTAACTCGAATAATATTAGAAGTTATGACCAAACGCATGAATCACAGATGAGTAATATACAGTAGGTTCACGAGAGGCCTTGttcttaaattcacattttagaaAAGCATGATAGCTCAAGAATTCATATGGGCTCGCATTCCATTACTGAACTTTCATTGCAATGTTCAAGATCAAATAAGTGCTAGCCAAAAATAATGCCAGAGGGTTTTATTGAGTGATTCAATGGAGACTTTCAATAGTTTGACACACTGCCCATGTAACTGCACTGTGTGTTctcttatttaaatatatttcgtTTATTCATGCTCATAtcatctgtatgactttcttttgcagaacacaaatgaagatattttgaagaatgatggtgACCGAACAATTGACTtttaatgtatggacacaaaacaacagagatttctcaaaatatcgtcttttgtctTCCAAAGAAGAAcgagtcatatacaagttttgaatgacatgagggtgaataaatgatggctgattttttattttagtgtgaactatccctttaacaatgcttttattatagtaaaattgTAGCAGCCTAGTTTTTGGCAGATTAGTTACTATTTGTACTACCATAGTTTAACAAAAACATCTTGATGaaactatggttactatagtaagaCTGATACATTTGaggttactatggtttttacatgATTACTATGGTAAAGCTATAGATCATTTTTGTAAGGGTGACCATGATGTCCCTCATGGGACACTTGCTAAACATGAGAAAACCTCAAGGACTTTGAGCATTGCAACTAAATTGTCTAGTTGTTTGATCAGTGTTTTATACACACTTAACTTGAATTGCTTGGGTAAGCAAATGGCCAAACTAGCAAAAGTTGATGGCACAGAAATTTAATACTGCGGTTCAAAACGGGATTTACCAGTTTAACATTTTGCATACACTGTGAGAGAATATACAAGAATGAAGAAATGACACACCCACTGAGGGACAAATATTACTCAGCTACACAAAAAGGTGTTGAAATTTACTCGCCGGACCTTTTCGCaacagttttgttatttctaaaCTCACTGCCGCGCGACTGTGCCATAATGCGTGACGTCATAGAGTGGCATGAGCCGCCTCTTCAATAGCGCTCGACGAGTGCGTGACACGTCCATCAGAAGTTAATGGGGAAGGGCCATCGTGTTTATTGAAATGCATCGATATTCACACCCGCTACGTGCCCGACTTTAAAGGCAATAATTGCCATTATAAACGTGGATCTGTTACATGTTTTAAACGCAAAGATACACGAAAAAACACTTCGTGGCGATGATAAACAGGGACGTCGTGTCTACAAAAGATTATAGACACGTATTTTAAACCACTACCCGAGTAGCTTTCAAACGTGGAGTACTCCGCCCCTAAAAACACCAAAgtgaaaatattcattttttaaataaaatactacaAAGAATCCAAttaatttgagaaaaaaactaatttacGTAACGTTATATAGCACTGGTTAAAGGTTGACGCACAATT is part of the Triplophysa rosa linkage group LG16, Trosa_1v2, whole genome shotgun sequence genome and harbors:
- the cers2a gene encoding ceramide synthase 2a, which translates into the protein MLSTLREWFWNERLWFPEGLGWADLEDRDGLTYSKPADLWVTLPIALAFLVIRQIFERTVATPLAAALGVKEKVRVRVAHNPTLESYFSNTTKNPTQSQVESLAKKTGCTERQIHIWFRRRRNQDRPNQLKKFREASWRFAFYLLAFIAGLAALIDKPWLYEMKEMWNGFPMLTLLPSQYWYYMIELGFYISLLFSVASDVKRKDFKEQILHHVATILLISFSWCVNYIRAGTLIMLVHDTADSLLESAKMFNYAGWRKTCNYIFIVFAIIFMITRLVIFPFWILHCTWVYPVTVYPPFFGYYFFNGLLFILQCLHIFWAVLILRMAIKFLPGNNIVEDERSDREETDSEDEEEEEGEKEKRAQMKNGPVQNGHSPLNNNHHRKTQ